The following are encoded in a window of Trichomycterus rosablanca isolate fTriRos1 chromosome 13, fTriRos1.hap1, whole genome shotgun sequence genomic DNA:
- the id2a gene encoding DNA-binding protein inhibitor ID-2a — translation MKAISPVRSFRKSGASMTEQSLGLARSKPPADDPLSLLYNMNDCYSKLKELVPSIPQNKHVSKMEILQHVIDYILDLQIALDSHSAISNLHHPRPGQGTFRSPLTTINTDISILSLQTPEFQSDLITEDSRTLYR, via the exons ATGAAGGCAATAAGTCCAGTGCGGTCTTTCCGGAAAAGCGGAGCGAGCATGACGGAGCAAAGCCTGGGATTGGCACGGAGCAAGCCCCCCGCGGACGATCCCCTCAGCCTGCTCTACAACATGAACGACTGCTACTCCAAGCTCAAGGAGCTGGTACCGAGCATCCCGCAGAACAAACACGTGAGCAAAATGGAGATCCTGCAGCATGTCATCGATTACATCCTGGACCTGCAGATCGCCCTCGATTCACATTCCGCGATCAGCAACCTGCATCACCCCCGACCCGGCCAGGGCACGTTCAGATCCCCTCTCACCACCATCAACACAGACATCAGCATCCTGTCCTTACAG ACGCCAGAGTTTCAGTCAGACTTGATCACAGAGGACAGCCGGACACTTTACCGTTAA